The following coding sequences lie in one Caloenas nicobarica isolate bCalNic1 chromosome 17, bCalNic1.hap1, whole genome shotgun sequence genomic window:
- the LOC135995529 gene encoding plasminogen activator inhibitor 1-like — MVRGQGVGTWPGGATKKEDSPGLVVVAAVVVVVVVVMVIVIEVGVVVVVTGTVVVVVIVVGTVVVVVMVGVGVLVIVVGMVWGMATVAGMVVVVVTVVVITETRCVKECPTLTSKVHETPLGMSQHLQDPVLSPPALAVACPHCGVRPGTEAGMRVVPAALVALAWVALVGAGIPATGRVAQLVADFGLRLFREAVGHRGDTNVIFAPHGATTVLLALQLATGRHGRHQLEGAMGFSINDPGVVAELWVLRRALRGPRHLLAVAEGLFVGQGLTLTPGFVPLFTRTLGPRRLARVDFQRGEGARALLNAWVQERTQGRIRGLLPPGAVGASTRLVLASALYFRGAWRSPFPTLATRPRPFHRPDGTTVTVPMMEKTAKFNYGDFETPGGVPYEVVEVPYAGGEVAMLLVALTWQDVPIVTLTRLLDAQLVTTWVTNMTPVTRVLILPRFSLETSWDLKAPLKSLGVHAPFDPNAADFTPLSAEEPLVLGQVLQKVRMEVTENGTEVTSATAAIIYSRMAPLEILLDRPFLFLVRHNPTGTILFVGQVTEP, encoded by the exons ATGGTGAGAGGTCAAGGAGTAGGGACATGGCCAGGTGGTGCCACCAAGAAGGAGGACTCACCTGGACTGGTGGTGGTTGCTGCAGTGGTGGTGGTTGTAGTAGTGGTGATGGTCATAGTAATTGAGGTGGGGGTCGTGGTCGTAGTAACAGggacagtggtggtggtggtcaTAGTGGTAGGTACAGTGGTGGTGGTTGTAAtggtgggggtgggggtgctGGTTATAGTGGTAGGGATGGTGTGGGGTATGGCCACAGTGGCAgggatggtggtggtggtggtcaCAGTGGTGGTGATCACAGAGACACGCTGTGTCAAGGAATGCCCAACACTCACTTCCAAGGTCCATGAGACTCCTCTGGGCATGTCCCAGCACCTCCAAGACCCTGTCCTATCCCCACCAGCCCTGGCCGTGGCTTGTCCCCACTGTGGAGTGAGACCGGGAACAGAAgcagg GATGCGGGTGGTCCCGGCGGCTCTGGTGGCCCTGGCCTGGGTGGCCCTGGTGGGTGCCGGGATACCAGCAACAGGACGGGTGGCCCAGCTGGTGGCTGATTTCGGGCTGAGGCTCTTCCGGGAGGCAGTGGGACACCGAGGGGACACCAACGTCATCTTCGCCCCTCACGGGGCCACCACTGTTCTGCTGGCCCTTCAGCTGGCCACCGGCAGGCATGGCCGTCACCAGCTTGAGGGTGCCATGGGCTTCAGTATCAATG ATCCAGGGGTGGTGGCAGAGCTCTGGGTGCTGCGCCGGGCACTGAGGGGACCCAGACATCTCCTGGCTGTGGCCGAGGGGCTTTttgtggggcaggggctgacgCTGACCCCTGGCTTCGTCCCCCTCTTCACCCGCACCCTCGGCCCCCGGCGCCTGGCCAGGGTCGACTTCCAACGGGGAGAGGGGGCCCGTGCCCTCCTCAACGCCTGGGTGCAGGAGCGGACGCAGG GGCGGATCCGGGGGCTGCTGCCCCCTGGTGCGGTCGGTGCCAGCACCCGCCTGGTCCTGGCTAGCGCCCTCTACTTCAGGGGGGCCTGGAGgagccccttccccaccctcGCCACCCGCCCCCGCCCCTTCCACAGACCAGATGGCACCACAGTGACTGTCCCCATGATGGAGAAGACGGCCAAGTTCAACTACG GGGACTTCGAGACGCCGGGAGGGGTCCCCTATGAGGTGGTGGAGGTCCCCTACGCTGGGGGGGAGGTGGCCATGCTTCTGGTGGCCCTGACCTGGCAGgatgtccccattgtcacccTCACCCGCCTCCTTGATGCCCAACTTGTCACCACCTGGGTCACCAACATGACCCCTGTGACTCGTGTCCTCATCCTGCCCCG CTTCTCCCTAGAGACCAGCTGGGACCTCAAGGCACCACTAAAGTCCTTGGGGGTCCATGCTCCCTTTGACCCCAACGCTGCTGATTTCACCCCACTCTCAG CTGAGGAGCCCCTCGTCCTGGGCCAAGTCCTGCAGAAGGTGAGGATGGAGGTGACAGAGAATGGCACCGAGGTGACATCGGCCACTG CTGCCATCATATATTCCCGCATGGCGCCCCTGGAAATCCTCCTGGATCGgcccttcctcttcctcgtGCGCCACAACCCCACTG GCACCATCCTCTTCGTGGGGCAGGTGACAGAGCCTTGA